The following are encoded together in the Pantanalinema sp. genome:
- a CDS encoding S8 family serine peptidase yields MKLRTTRLSLALGALASIVLAGCGVPDTGSAIRSGGQTVALSNVYSVGGQAQLIVKRKSDNAAALRISGVKRLRLTQMPGVEVDAVTDGDVERAIQRVEADPSVEYVEPNFRMIIPKTLEDAAEASRNRAADPNFQGSYGPKLIRALDAHARTTGEGQVIAVVDTGLDLTHPDFAGKLVAGVNTAEPGKTAADDQGHGTNCAGIAGSKKNDQQGYIGVAPGAKLMPIKVLGADGSGSDASVAEGIRWAADHGATVISLSLGGPGATKTGAEAVKYALSKGAVVVAAMGNNGTGAESYPAAYPGVISVGATDINDKVTSFSQYGKWISVTAPGYSILNSFPTYRVSGLTQYEKNKAGMEKYGMKMALGYCYMTGTSQATPHVAGLAALVRAANPGLSPAQIKAKIEGASAHTAGMSGAFDIHYGYGRVDALKSL; encoded by the coding sequence TTGAAGCTTCGCACCACCCGTCTTTCCCTGGCCCTCGGCGCTCTCGCCTCCATCGTGCTTGCCGGCTGCGGCGTCCCCGACACCGGCAGCGCCATCCGCAGCGGCGGCCAGACCGTCGCCCTGAGCAACGTCTACTCGGTGGGCGGCCAGGCCCAGCTGATCGTCAAGCGCAAGAGCGACAACGCCGCCGCGCTGAGGATCAGCGGCGTCAAGCGCCTGCGCCTCACCCAGATGCCCGGCGTCGAGGTCGACGCGGTGACCGACGGCGACGTGGAGCGCGCCATCCAGCGCGTCGAGGCCGATCCCTCGGTCGAGTACGTCGAGCCCAACTTCCGCATGATCATCCCCAAGACCCTCGAGGATGCGGCCGAGGCCTCGCGCAACCGCGCCGCGGACCCCAACTTCCAGGGCTCCTACGGCCCCAAGCTGATCCGCGCGCTGGACGCCCACGCCAGGACCACCGGCGAGGGCCAGGTCATCGCCGTGGTGGACACCGGCCTCGATCTCACCCACCCCGACTTCGCCGGCAAGCTCGTCGCCGGCGTCAACACCGCCGAGCCCGGCAAGACGGCCGCGGACGACCAGGGCCACGGCACCAACTGCGCCGGCATCGCCGGCAGCAAGAAGAACGACCAGCAGGGCTACATCGGCGTGGCCCCCGGCGCCAAGCTGATGCCCATCAAGGTGCTGGGCGCCGACGGCTCGGGCTCCGACGCCTCGGTCGCCGAGGGCATCCGCTGGGCCGCCGACCACGGCGCCACGGTCATCAGCCTGAGCCTGGGCGGCCCGGGCGCGACCAAGACCGGCGCCGAGGCCGTCAAGTACGCCCTGAGCAAGGGCGCGGTGGTCGTCGCCGCCATGGGCAACAACGGCACCGGCGCCGAGAGCTACCCGGCGGCCTACCCCGGCGTCATCTCGGTCGGCGCCACCGACATCAACGACAAGGTCACGAGCTTCTCCCAGTACGGCAAGTGGATCTCGGTGACCGCCCCCGGCTACAGCATCCTCAACAGCTTCCCCACCTACCGCGTCTCCGGGCTGACCCAGTACGAGAAGAACAAGGCCGGCATGGAGAAGTACGGGATGAAGATGGCCCTCGGCTACTGCTACATGACCGGCACCTCCCAGGCCACCCCTCACGTCGCGGGCCTCGCCGCCCTGGTGCGCGCCGCCAACCCCGGCCTCTCCCCCGCCCAGATCAAGGCCAAGATCGAGGGGGCCTCGGCCCACACCGCCGGCATGTCGGGCGCCTTCGACATCCACTACGGCTACGGCCGCGTCGACGCCCTCAAGTCGCTCTAA